The nucleotide sequence CAGATGCTTCCTATGTCCAtattttggatgatttggaaagGGTTATTGTAGAATTTTCAATTCTAGAGAGTGGTTTCGATAGCTTCACAGACAGCTAGTTAAggtgcttcaaagttcaaactaagGTGTAACTTCCTTTGTAACAATGTTCTCAAGGATATAAGTTTGGCGACAAAGTAATCTCTGGTTTGCACCAGCTCGATGCCTCaattaaaattttctattttaGAACAACTATGCATGTAATAAACACCACATATTGGAAGGATTGAACTCTAATTTGACACAGTGCAACAAAGAGAAGATTGTTcttttaaatgataaatatcttaTTCATGAAGGAAATATGCCCATCACACTAAAGAAATCATGccttaaaacatatataattgaaAGTTGAACAATACATATTCTGATAAAGAAAACGTTGGCAAGTCGAAgactagtttttatttttattttttaatctgACATTCTGGAATCTGAAGCTGGTTTACCTTACACCTTATATAACTTACTTTGGTTGTGACCTCAAGATGACGCCACAGCTCTTCGTCGTGTTCCTTCAAAAGCTGCGACAACCTTGTCATTGTTGAACGAATTCCCACCACACTGTTGTCAAGTTGCTGACAGAAATTATCCCGGAATCCACTCAATAATTCAACAAAGCAAAAGAATGTGTCTGCTTCAGCAGATGCCTGCATGCTTAAATACAGGAAATGGTAAACAAATGAAGCAGAAAATTATAATCCCACTACTCATGACAGTAAATTAAATCTAGATGACTAGATCAATTAGTAATCCATTGAACTCttggcaaaaaaaatttcatagagAGGCGCTTAACATTCAATGTGACAATCATCTAACTTTCTTATGACCAGTTTATCGTTAGTAAAcaaagtaaaagaaaagaaatcaagagGCAGAGTTGatatgtttatatattattCAATTATTCAATTCAGGaactaatttatatatatttagtagatttgaagaaaaataaggGTTTATGGGCTTTCCTATAATGGGTTAGCGTGGATATTTGTGGGATTAATCTAAAGCCACACAGATCAAAAGAAGAAGGTGATCTTATTTTCCATTGCAACAGCACGTCTAGGAGTGAGTGAACAAGATTTTATTGGAATTTTTTTATGTTCATTCCCCCCTTTCAATATTCCTTACAACTTCAACTACGGTCCCATAGGAAGTGCTAAATGTGACTCACCTGCTGGAAACTGCAGAAAATCAATAAATGACATCATCCTCATTGTGTTCAACATCTATGCTTCAATAATCTATCAGAGACTATTGGTCATACAGCTTTGAAAACTCCATTCTATTAACGGCTAATGTGGGAAACCTCATACGCTTCACTTGGATGTTAGCTCTATGGAAACTCAAGTGAAGGGTTGGGAACTCGTCAAAATCAGCCACAAGAAAATAGGCCAAATTTGACAATGATGTTTTTGTTTGAAGCACTTCTCAACAAAGTTCATCATAAAGAACATGCAGTTTACACACGCACAAACATGCTGAACAGTGATCAACGACCTTGCGGGAATTGTTATTTGAGAACGCAGACAATTAAGAGGCAAACTGCATCACACAGTTGCACACCAATCGAACTCCATAAAGATGACCAGTACCAAGTCGGAAAGGAGGTTGCTGATGAGTAAAGCTTCTACACAAGTGTTCACAACAGGCCTACTATTTAACAACAACTACTCTGGCCCATTTATTGCAATGCACTTCTGCTGTGTGTTAGACGATCTATTTAGCCTACGAAGGTATAACATCAAATCCATAAGATATACAATTCACCTCCAGTGAAAGAGGAAAGGAGCTTCTTCTAGCCATGTTAAGCCACTATGAGCTTGAGTTTCTTTTAAGTATTTCAATTTAGTTACTTTCTGGCATTTTTTCCTCTCTATTCATGATCGTACTTATTTATGCTTACTCTATTCATCTGCTTACGAAATGGTTTCAAGAAATCACAAGAGTTATCTCCAACATCTAGTAAGAAGTTTGTCTCCAGGATTTAGCCATCTTAAAGCAGCCCGGTTTGTTCTCATGCAAGGCCGCGGACATTGATCTTTAGTTGCCTAACAGAtaatggaaaataaaaataatttgatatTTGAGAGGATATACATTTTAATCTAGGGGAGGGCAGTAATCTGTCCTTCAAAAACAGGTATCCTCCCTGCCATGCCTTTAATCAGAGAGTCTGACAGATTTAATATGTTCAAAGCACTTATTCGCAACGATcaaaaatacataattttgGATTTAAAATGTACCTTAAATTGCAAAACTGGAACAATTCTATAGCCCTTGTAAAACAAAGATGATAAATAACTATGTAACAAACAGAAAGAAGACACATAGTTACCGCATTTTCATTGTCAGGGTCATTCCTGAATATATAGAATAATGGCGCCAAAATCTCATTCATCCCTTGAACATATCTTATCCCCGGATTTAACTTCGCAAATACAACTAATATGTTCTTCAAAGCCTCCTGAAAATGTGGAAACTATATAGGTCAACCAATAGACTGAATGCAATAGAGGGCTGCTATTTCCATGGCTTAAATTCATGTCACAAAAGTAATCTTAACACTACCGAGGCTCGCTCTCAGAAAGGCGCAAAAAAGGATGGAAAACAAGACTACCTGATTAGACTTTGCGAACGATGAGTCACCAGAGAAGAAGTGCATGTCAGGATGAGTGCGCATTACATCTCGATCAATCTGCTCTATGATCTCCGTATCCTGCAAAAAGTGGAAATGAATTTATAATTCCGGTACAAACAAAATGAACACGCTTCTGTTAGTTCAAGATCATTACCATATGCGAAGAACCTTCCTAAAAGGGAAAACTTACATTAATCAAAACAAGGTAtaagttaaaaaaatttaaaaaaaaaaaacaaaacagtatCAACACATCAAATACGCAATAAGAGAACCAGATAGAACCAAAATCTCTACTCTAAGCTAGGCACGGACACACCATAAACCATGATGAGTCCGATACGCACTTGGTGTGGAGTCGGACTTGGTCTCCCTGTGTCCTACCAGTCAACCTCAGGGTGAACTCGTCTCGACTTGTCAAAAGAGCATAAATATGTAATCTCTTTGGCATAAATATGTAATCACAGAACCTACAAACCCAAATAATAATTTCTGACCTGGTACATGTTAGATTTGatgctaatttttttaaactaaactgcTCGAGATGCGTGAAGAGGGGAAGTCCTCAGAAACAAGACTCCTAGTAGGTTTGGTTCTATCTGGTTCTATCGCCTAGGCGCAAGgcgcaaaaataaaaataattctaaCAAATAGAGAGGGCTTGGAATAATAACCTGAATGAGAAATTCAGGTTATTATTTCAGGAGGGCTTGAAATAATAACCTAAATGAGAAATTCAAGAACACTTGGACTTAGCCATAGTAAAGCAGACAGAGGCCCAATACTAAACTAAGCCCAAAATGATTAAGTTCAATGAAACCCAAGTTCAAAAGAAGACCTATGTTAGGGCACTGACAAGCAGAGAAGGGAAGAAACCAACATGAAACTTCTAGATCACAGTAGAGGCGCAGAGCTGAGAGAGAAGACCCACATCAGAAATCTGTTCAGGACTCCATGGAAGATCGCAGAAGCTCCTCTCATATGCTCCTCATCAGAGATCTAATGAAGACTCCATGGAAAATCGTAGCAGCTCCTCTCATCTTAACATATATGCCCCTAAAGTCATCAGGCGCTGCGCCTAGCGCCTGATGACAAGCGTGCGCCTAGGCATCACCTTTGCAAGTTCGTCGCCTTGCTCTTGGTCCAGGCGCTGAGGGTGCACCTCGCTGCGCCTATGCGAGTGTTTTTTGCGCTTTTGACAACTGTGCCTAATATTTGAGAAACAAAGTACGCACATGAATAAAACTTTcgattaatataatttttttttttatttcccgAGTCCCCCCCGCACCCGTATCCTGGAttctttgaggatttggggATCAATATGTCCCCAAACCCGCATCCTGTGTCACCATATTCAAGTCAGTGCTATCTAGATTCAACGAAATGTCTTCACGAGTCTCTTATCTTACATCACATCCCATTATTCTATCCAACGAAAAATTTTAGTCAAAACATGTATAAGTAAGAATGAGGGCAAGGTTCAAGTCCCCTCTaacactaataataataataaataaaactgaCTTCTAAAAAATAGATTGGAAAACAGTATCAAGACATCATGCAAATAGTAAATGAACCTTGCAAACCAAGTGCGCTATTGGAAGCATGACAACATGATGAGTCTTTCGTCTACATCACATTCCAGTATAAAAAGAGCATCTTTGAGATATGCAATCAGAAGTGTTCATGATACCCCTTTATATGGGGCATGGCTACGGTGCCGTTGAGGTCAAAAGGCAGATCATGCCCTTTTGATCATACTTTTCGTAAATAGATCATATTATTCAGTAACTAGATCTTATTTTCAGTACACAGACCATACTGATTTTTTCACAGCATAAATAAATTTAGAATGTCCAACTTTTACTTGCAAATGATAAATCAATGGAAACATTCAAAAACTGCCTTAAATTAAGTAAAGATCTAGGAAGCACCAACTCGGATGCAGGGACACGGGATGTGGGGGCATGGGATGCGAATGCTGATGCGGATGCGGGGACGCGGGGATTCGCAAAATCTCAAAGAATCCAGGATTTGAGTGCGGGGGGACtcggcaaataaaaaatatatttatatattttatatacatattctaGAATGGTAAACTGTAATATAAATAAGGGCcttttatatacatattcaaGAAATTAgatggagaggagaggagatgagaagagaagaaggaggatgaagaagagAGTTCAGACGATGAGAGGAGAAGAAAGATGATTGTATTCTACTTGAATTCAAAAGTGTACAGCTCATACTGAAATGaccttataaattaataaattagtaCATAAAATAATTGGAAACCAAAACGATGAGTATAACCATCTTCAACCTCTGAAAGACCAAAGAACCTGCCGCCATAGAAGTCGACGACCAGACCAGTCGATTCTGAGACCAAACTAGTCAATTCAGAGAAGAAGACTGAAACCTCTGAAAGACCAAAGAACCTTGCCACCATAGCAGTCGACGACCAGACCAGTTGATTCAGAGAAGAAGTCGATGAAGACGACCAGACCAGACCAGTCAATTCGAGTTCAGAGAAGGTGCGAGTTCTGAGTTTTAGGGCTTCAGTCATGTGAATTTAAGTTGCAAAACGAGTCCCTCCCACGTCGAAGCCGAGTCAAAGATGAGTCTTTATCGGGTTGACTGTTCCGACGAGGTCAACGCGCGTCACAGCCGTATTTTGGCGCGTTAATCATGCATACGAACTGAGCTCGTACTCGACGCGGACTCGGCACCCATTTTGCCGAGTCCATGCTTCCTAGTTAAAGATCCTTAAGTAAAAAGCTTGGTATGTCGTTTGACCCATGATGGCAAAAAAATAACCCCCTTCTTATGACTGCACCTCCTTGGTGCCccttaacaattttttttttgtttttcgaaAAAAAAGTGCATACCTGAAAGAATTTATTCCAAATGCTGGTCGTCCCAAGGCTCAAAGGATGCTCTCCATGAGTGACTTCGGACCTCGCAAGTACACCACTACTTCCACTATTTGGCTCATTGTCATAGATTGAGGATTTATCCAACTTCCTTGCGACTTCTGACTGGTTAGAGCCAAAAACATTCAGAAATTCAAGTCTTTAACAGGAAAGAGAATATGTAATGTACACAAACCAGAATTGACACCACAGCTTAGTTACTGTTAAAACTCCACCTATGACAGTTTACACCAAGCTGACCACAATTTTTACCAGCAACATGCTATATTAAACAGTaaagaagaatggaaaacaatatAATCATACTGTAATGTGAGACAGCTTATCAGCAGTGCAAATTCATATAACTCATACCATATAATACCGTCTAAAGATAAATgacaagaaaatttggaaaaatagCATAGTAATGGAATGAGGATTAAGGACTCAACGTTTAGTTTGTAAAAACTTATAAAACATTCAAGCTCCACCTCAAACTGAAACTCATTCTAAATtacattcaattttaatttGGCCAAAACTAGACAAGCCATTGAGCATTTGAGCCAAGCTCAAGCAATTAAATTCTGACAAAGTTCCATACAAATATATAACTACATATATGTGGgactaaattttattttttcaagtttTAATGACGTGGGTAAATAGTTCATCAAACTGATTCTCACTAATATTTCTTATAAAATGAGACTTAAGCTTGATTTTTTCACTTATACAAGCATGCGATGCCGGGCTTAGCCAAGCACAAGAAGTTTCATGAATATCTCAATTGTTTACAGCCCCACCTATCCTTAGACGACGCATTGTAACAAAAATGATCATATTTATCGCCATTCTTTTCAGGAAATGGCATAATAAGTTGATTTTTAGACAAGTGCTTTTTTTATTTAGTAAACTTAGCATGGTTTCAAATGACAATCACTTCTGCAAAGTCAACGAAAGTTGGATGTTAGTCATCCTTCTAAGTAGATGAACAGTAAACTGGAGGAGATCTAAGGCACTTAAATGCTGAAGCGACTGCTGCAGCCAGACAAAAGATGGCTTTAAATCAGTGTACGACAATTACTACAATCCAGTTCAAGCATGAGTCGTGAAAGTTCAATGTAAGTTTCAGCCACCATATCAGTTCATTGTACAGTTTCATCCAGAATTTTCAAAATCACAGCCCATTTCAAGAAGCAGTGGGTGGTAACTTATAGCAAGAATTTTCATGGGTTTTTGGCATACTCTACAATAATTGGAGTCCAATGCAAAGTTTCTCAAATCCAAAACAGTCATTTTGTTCTCTCGAATCATTTCCAAGAACTGGAAGTCAAGAACCATtggtaagaaaaataatgagtCGATGACTTACAGGATTCATCAAAAGTTCTTCTTTAAAATGCTTATATTGTGATCTCTTCTTAGCCAATTCAGACGACCAAAGTCCACGATCAGGTGGCAAATACCCCAACAAGAGCTGCAACAACCAATACATTCAACCGAAATTTGATACCcgatcaaaattaaaaaaagtaaacaaactaTTTGAAGGACAATCAAAACACGActttaatgaacaaaaaaaataaaataaaactagcTTGTCAAATGAGTAAAACATATGATACATAGACATGCATTCTTGACTTCTGATGATGGTGTATTTGTACATGCACAAGCTTAAAGAGCTCATAAACAGATCTTTGACAAGAGAATATTAACTGAACATTGAACATGCTCGTTCTCAAGCAATGATCACCGTGCTTGATTTCATCCATACACAAGCCAAATGATTACCTGATTTTCATTTATATCCAAGATTTATGTAAATCAATGAACATAAGCAGGGTTCTTACACAACCAAAACTTTAGAGGTGCCAGCTTCAGTGATAATATTTAGAATTTTCTAATCAATCAAACTGCCATGAGAAATTCAGAACTGCACAACGTAGTACAACAAGCATACCTTCCAGACTGTAGAACGAATCCCGGCCCCATCTGGTATCCCCTGGGAAGCGATCCTCCTCAATTCCCGCATATTTATTACCTTCCTTGACAACTGCATTCCAcaacgagaaaaaaaaatccctcaATCAGTTAATCACTACACAATCAATGCAAGCACAGATTATTCACTTTGTAAGGGAAATTATAGTAACCTCGGCCAGCAGCTGGGCCTGGCGTGAGATGTCGTCCGGAGACGGACCACTGCCATTGCTGCTATCATCGCTAGCGCTACTGTTCCTTGAATTTTTGGTGATTGTTTCCTGTTTCGGAGGTTCTTGCCTCGTAACTGCCGGAGGCGGCACTGGAACAGGTGGCTCCGCCGCTGGAGGGTCCGCGAAGGCGGCAGCAGAGGAGGTTGCAGAGGGAGAGGATACAAGCCGATCTTCAGCGGGGGCCGGAGGGGAGGTCCACAGCGAGCTGTTGAGCCAATCTGGGACGCGTTTTCTTACCATTTTTGAAGATCGAGAGAATTAATGTAAGTAAATGTTTATCGCAGACCTACATATGTACATATACGTGTAATCAGAATGGCGAGAACAGAGAGATTGTCTATGGATTACTGGAAAACTAAGTTCGAAGATGGAACTTGAAagtttatttttggtgttctgCCTCTGCTCTCCTTCACTCCGTTATTGAGGGTAATGGAGATTAAGTTACGTGACGGTCAGGAAAGACTTTGAAGGaccaatcataaaaaaaaaaaattataaaaaagcaTACAAATAATATCAACGCAAAAAAATTCTGGCATAAAAAATATTTGGTAAAAAATGCCCTCGACATTCAACAAGCTGCTGGCATAGCAAGTACCAACTTCTTAGGGCTAGTTTGATAGAGCATTTATAAAGTAGCAGATATATTAGCAGAAATGATTGTAGCAGAAATGTTAGATAATTTTAGTAGCAAAAATGTTGGCTGAATGCtgagtaggtgtttggttgtacttttgcaattaacatttgtgctgtgtagcattttgtgataaattacgtgcagggataTTATGCATATTTGTTGTATACGCTGTATCtaaacaaacaatttaattattaaaaataatataatgaattttaaattaattaaagataataataaattatatattaatttattatcaattttatttgaatttaatttatttattatttcatttatttaatgagaaggattttaATAACACTAGTCCTTCATAAGTGAGGGGTAATATTGGAATAGCATCAACTTATCGGGGACAAAAATGAGAACAATTAAGAAATGCTACAAAAAAACTACTCAAAAGTAGCATGTGCAAGTTGATTGAAAATGCAAGGGAAAAATCTCTCGAATTCTGTGTCaccaaattgttgtttggtttcaACCCAGCATTTCttctcaaaagtagtataaatgctcctCTAAATTGTGTAACAAACTGGCCCTTAATGTTGGTTTGACGAGACAGACAAACGAGGTTGAATAGTTCGTGaaagtttagtctttggatcgACCATCATTaagttttagatttttttattgggttaattagCAATACTATCcctcaaattaatttttatttcaatagatTGATTCTAAGTTTTGTCAACCCATAAGAGCACTCGCATTAGTGGCTCTTAACCGATTCTCTATGTTACCTCTTCAAACAccattttttgacaatttacagtTTATCTATTTATCAATCACTACATCAGTATCTCTGTTATAATCTTTacttcattaaaatattaattttttctttctttattgattttatattatttaagagAGGAGTGAGatggaggagagaggagagagaagagagaagatataaaaataatattattttaatagttCAGAATGCAATAGTGATTATCAACCTGTAGATAATCAATAGTGAAGTTATCTGTTATACAGAACTCTAACAACAGTAGATTCTCATGCAATTGGTTTTTTGCCCAAATCTGAATTTTCTATCATCTAAAATACGTACTTGCATCAATTTAGAGAAACTAATGCAAGTGCTTTAAGATCCATAAGTGGATAACATCTATTCTATTAAgaacaaattatttaaaatattttttatggaCCATAATACCCCAAACCTTTATTTTACTTCTAAATTTAAACGATTAAATATCTTTTCTGACATCAATGTGATTGGATtgtcataactcactcgtttgagttCTGATTGAGACGATTTTTACGACATtcgaaagaaaactaaaaaattcATAGAATTGTGTTTAATACATTTATGGAAATTCGAACttttaaaggtcaaatcgaGACTCAAAGTTTGCACATTGGAAAAGGGTGGACAATTAGCTACAGCAACAGGTGATGTAGCGAAACTGATTACGAAAGGGGGAGAATCAACCACATTAAAATTACCTTCTCGGGAGGTCTGTTTGATATCCACAAATTACTCCacaacaatcaaacaagtaGAGAATGTTTGAGTGAACTAGAAAAGTTTGGGTAAAGTTGGATCTAAATGTTGGCTGGATAAGCATCCTATAGTAAGAAGGAGTAGTTATGAACtaataggaatagtatgctaaaggtcattattttatgtaatattcaaactcgatttatttatttgaataaaacatatttagcatttaaaatgagaaaagacatattggcatcagtgtcttttattctatatggtatatgaattggtgtgtagagtctaagcttgcacacgaaagatcaattcataagttcccatcaaatataagtaagcgatcacaactaagacggaattggacaacccgtcggcttggctgtggtatagtatttcagtatacctatcttggttacggagagtggcaaagcttgaacttactataccagacGCTcagagtgtattgatcaggactacatgtgagtcaattttccgagtctgactatatggaaaattgtacactcacacagacattatagaattgttcatattcttaatttattaaagattattagtacatgtgcatttaatatatgagactttgatttactaaagggtgaggtctttttgtacaggccaacaaacaccaagtgagttgggtcaccgcattaaatgtacgattgaaaataatctgttaataaaattcacgtccaattatggattgatgataccctcttgagaatgcttataggatttgagattgtgtcaaaaccatGCAGAtcgattttaattaatccgacacattcaaataagttaagtggTAAGCTCaatgaaatatttaaagatgtcaattaaatattatatgttagtggcatatttaattgacaggtacctataacttaacgtgaggaattttatgaacaagtataacgaaaggctcatatttaatttgagataaaacgaggagtgcaattataatatttgagTGGAATatgttataatttatgaattataattatgtccatgggtttgggctgataattaaattcataggaagcccatgttttatttttcctagttggtccccactatAGCCcaaaagcccaatactagaagatatagGAAAACCAAAATAGACcgaaattaggagagggagaggcttaggagccggcccacctagggagaaaaccctaggtgtggccgaccctataaatacacacatagtgtgtgttttgtgaacacaagttttgagacatcagttggcctctctactctctaattgtttccactagttttggtttgtgttcttcaggttcttggagaaaatagaccaccctctcaatccaagtttggaaattggtgcatacggt is from Tripterygium wilfordii isolate XIE 37 chromosome 14, ASM1340144v1, whole genome shotgun sequence and encodes:
- the LOC120015684 gene encoding TBC1 domain family member 13-like; this encodes MVRKRVPDWLNSSLWTSPPAPAEDRLVSSPSATSSAAAFADPPAAEPPVPVPPPAVTRQEPPKQETITKNSRNSSASDDSSNGSGPSPDDISRQAQLLAELSRKVINMRELRRIASQGIPDGAGIRSTVWKLLLGYLPPDRGLWSSELAKKRSQYKHFKEELLMNPSEVARKLDKSSIYDNEPNSGSSGVLARSEVTHGEHPLSLGTTSIWNKFFQDTEIIEQIDRDVMRTHPDMHFFSGDSSFAKSNQEALKNILVVFAKLNPGIRYVQGMNEILAPLFYIFRNDPDNENAASAEADTFFCFVELLSGFRDNFCQQLDNSVVGIRSTMTRLSQLLKEHDEELWRHLEVTTKVNPQFYAFRWITLLLTQEFNFADSLHIWDTLLSDPEGPQETVLRICCAMLILIRRRLLAGDFTSNLKLLQNYPSTNISHLLYVANKLRVQPST